Proteins encoded together in one Halothermothrix orenii H 168 window:
- the tsaE gene encoding tRNA (adenosine(37)-N6)-threonylcarbamoyltransferase complex ATPase subunit type 1 TsaE, protein MSQETWQVISDSVGETLKIGKITGELVEPGQIILLAGDLGAGKTVFTRGLAEGLGVDEDVTSPTYNLINEYDGDLPLFHMDLYRLEEEEDIYDIGFEEYLDREGVVVIEWPDIVYDVIPQDFIYVKIEKSNHDTRRKLTFEAEGEKSKRLLEGLAQKC, encoded by the coding sequence GGGAAACCCTGAAAATAGGAAAAATAACAGGAGAGCTGGTGGAACCGGGTCAAATTATTTTGCTGGCAGGAGACCTGGGAGCCGGAAAAACTGTTTTTACCCGGGGACTGGCTGAGGGACTCGGTGTTGATGAAGATGTAACCAGTCCCACCTATAATCTTATTAATGAATACGATGGAGACCTTCCCCTTTTTCATATGGATCTTTATCGTCTTGAGGAAGAAGAGGATATATATGATATTGGATTTGAAGAATACCTGGACAGGGAAGGGGTTGTTGTGATCGAGTGGCCGGATATAGTATATGATGTTATTCCTCAGGATTTTATATATGTAAAGATAGAAAAAAGTAATCATGACACCAGGCGGAAATTAACTTTTGAAGCAGAGGGTGAAAAAAGTAAAAGGTTACTGGAAGGGTTGGCTCAGAAATGTTAG
- the tsaB gene encoding tRNA (adenosine(37)-N6)-threonylcarbamoyltransferase complex dimerization subunit type 1 TsaB: protein MLVMGIDTSGAVGSVGLYNDDGVLGEINIKLKRRHSERLLPVIDRLLMECGREIDQINGVGVVTGPGSFTGLRIGMSTAKSFAQVLNIPVVGLSSLDILAYNLIIAEGWIVPVIDARNARVYTSLYRGWSRDIKNAKVRDERALSVNDLINELSSIDDGKPFYFVGNGVEEYREVWEKAGFNCVLAPRSAGIPHGGSIAELSFYHLKNGQGQNYLEVSANYLKRPQAEINWERKHKSGD, encoded by the coding sequence ATGTTAGTTATGGGAATTGACACCAGTGGGGCGGTTGGTTCGGTTGGCCTTTACAATGATGATGGAGTCCTTGGTGAAATCAATATAAAACTTAAAAGAAGGCACAGTGAACGGCTGTTGCCGGTAATAGACCGACTCTTAATGGAGTGTGGCCGTGAGATTGATCAAATAAATGGTGTTGGAGTTGTCACCGGACCTGGTTCTTTTACTGGCCTCAGGATAGGAATGAGTACTGCTAAATCCTTTGCTCAGGTTTTAAATATACCGGTAGTGGGTTTATCCTCTCTGGACATCCTGGCCTATAACCTGATAATAGCTGAAGGCTGGATTGTACCTGTTATTGATGCCCGGAATGCGAGGGTTTATACTTCCCTGTACCGGGGTTGGAGTCGTGATATTAAAAATGCAAAGGTCCGGGATGAAAGGGCCCTCTCTGTTAATGATTTGATTAATGAGCTGTCTTCAATAGATGATGGAAAACCATTTTATTTTGTAGGCAATGGAGTTGAGGAATATCGCGAGGTCTGGGAAAAGGCTGGCTTTAACTGTGTTCTGGCTCCCCGGTCGGCCGGTATTCCTCATGGTGGCTCTATTGCAGAACTGAGCTTTTATCATCTGAAAAATGGCCAGGGGCAAAATTACCTGGAGGTCAGTGCCAACTATCTGAAAAGGCCCCAGGCTGAAATCAACTGGGAGAGAAAACATAAGTCAGGTGATTAG